A genomic region of Bradyrhizobium sp. CCGB12 contains the following coding sequences:
- a CDS encoding TetR/AcrR family transcriptional regulator, which yields MRVSRTQAAENRQTVINVASRLFRERGFDGIGLKDLMKGAGLTQGAFYKQFGSKEDLAVEASKRALESASGRWSDAAAAHPDDPLGAVIAFYLSGDHRGEKMDGCPIVALGSDAARQGPDVKAEFEAGIKAHLDVLDRFIAGTGDEASRGKAMAILATMVGAVTLSRVVNDPDLAQALLDAAAEQVRDAAAA from the coding sequence ATGCGAGTCAGTCGCACCCAGGCGGCGGAGAACCGCCAAACCGTGATCAATGTGGCAAGTCGCCTCTTCAGGGAGCGCGGCTTTGATGGCATCGGGCTCAAGGATCTGATGAAAGGTGCCGGGCTGACCCAAGGCGCCTTTTACAAGCAGTTCGGCTCAAAAGAGGATCTGGCGGTCGAGGCGTCCAAGCGCGCGTTGGAGAGTGCTTCCGGCCGATGGTCGGACGCTGCCGCGGCACATCCTGACGATCCACTCGGCGCGGTGATCGCGTTTTACCTCAGTGGCGACCATCGCGGAGAAAAGATGGACGGCTGCCCGATCGTGGCACTCGGCTCGGATGCCGCCCGACAGGGCCCCGACGTGAAGGCGGAATTCGAAGCGGGAATCAAAGCGCATCTCGATGTGCTCGACCGCTTCATCGCCGGGACCGGCGACGAGGCCTCCCGCGGCAAGGCCATGGCCATTCTCGCGACGATGGTCGGCGCGGTGACGCTATCGCGCGTCGTCAACGACCCCGATCTGGCTCAGGCGCTTTTGGATGCCGCGGCCGAACAGGTTCGCGACGCAGCTGCCGCTTGA
- a CDS encoding alpha/beta fold hydrolase, which yields MLSVIEAKPSLLKISDKLSVRFQKTGSGPPLLLIHTIRTQLEYFRALAPLLARSHTVYAIDLPGHGHSPIDPGASFDEPYFRRAVISFIEELDLSNLTLVGESIGGALALTVAASLPQRVKRVFAINSYDYETRYGDGLRRGNWLANFIIGSLQIPVLGAINASLENKIVLGKIMGGGYHDPRKLPADLLAEFGEVARRPGYKRAARKVLAGWRSWSKARDYYYQISAPVTLVYGDSDWSRPDERERTHSLIPASQMVTLKNTGHFSTVENPSELARVILETERPQ from the coding sequence ATGCTCAGCGTGATCGAAGCCAAACCAAGTTTGCTGAAGATATCGGATAAGCTAAGCGTACGTTTTCAGAAGACCGGCAGCGGGCCTCCGCTGCTCCTCATCCATACGATCCGGACGCAGCTCGAGTATTTCCGCGCGCTTGCGCCCCTCCTCGCCAGATCGCACACGGTGTACGCTATCGACCTCCCGGGGCACGGCCACTCACCGATCGATCCAGGCGCGAGCTTCGACGAGCCCTACTTCAGGCGGGCCGTCATAAGCTTCATCGAGGAGCTGGACCTCTCCAACCTGACACTCGTTGGTGAATCGATCGGCGGGGCGTTGGCTCTCACCGTGGCGGCATCGCTTCCGCAGCGGGTGAAGCGGGTCTTTGCGATCAACTCCTACGACTATGAGACCCGCTACGGCGACGGCCTTCGACGCGGCAACTGGCTCGCGAACTTCATCATCGGAAGTTTGCAGATCCCGGTGCTCGGCGCGATCAATGCTTCGCTCGAAAACAAGATCGTGCTCGGCAAGATCATGGGCGGCGGATATCACGACCCGCGCAAACTACCAGCCGACCTGCTTGCTGAGTTCGGTGAAGTAGCCCGTCGCCCCGGATACAAGCGGGCTGCACGCAAGGTGCTGGCAGGCTGGCGATCCTGGAGCAAGGCACGCGATTACTATTATCAGATCTCGGCGCCCGTGACGCTCGTCTACGGCGATAGCGATTGGTCACGGCCAGATGAACGCGAACGCACACATTCGCTGATTCCTGCTTCGCAGATGGTGACTCTCAAGAATACCGGCCACTTCTCGACTGTCGAAAATCCGTCGGAGCTGGCTCGCGTGATACTGGAGACAGAACGACCGCAATGA
- a CDS encoding DUF421 domain-containing protein, with product MSKIYSVDWADIVIPTHSILEMVVRGSLSYVALFVILRFLMKRQSSTIGIADILVIVVIADAAQNGFSKEYKSVTESIVLVLTIVFWDFGLNWLGFHVRLFERLLAPSPVPLITGGRMDRRNMRRELITEEELRSHLRQEGLDDFSEVESARVEGNGEISVVKKKRDDTGGGSKKKPRA from the coding sequence ATGTCAAAAATTTATAGCGTCGACTGGGCTGACATAGTTATTCCGACCCACTCCATTCTCGAAATGGTCGTGCGTGGTAGCCTCAGCTATGTCGCCCTTTTCGTTATCCTGCGGTTTCTCATGAAGCGTCAATCCTCCACAATCGGTATTGCCGACATTCTCGTAATCGTCGTGATTGCCGATGCCGCGCAAAATGGTTTCTCAAAGGAGTACAAATCGGTCACCGAGAGCATCGTGCTCGTACTCACCATCGTTTTCTGGGATTTCGGGCTCAACTGGCTTGGTTTCCATGTCAGGCTTTTCGAGCGGCTGCTCGCACCGTCGCCGGTGCCACTGATTACCGGCGGCCGCATGGACCGGCGCAATATGCGGCGCGAGCTTATTACTGAAGAGGAGCTAAGGAGCCATCTCAGGCAGGAGGGGCTTGACGATTTTTCTGAGGTAGAAAGCGCACGTGTCGAGGGCAATGGAGAGATCAGCGTTGTCAAGAAGAAGCGTGACGACACGGGTGGAGGGAGTAAGAAAAAGCCGCGTGCCTAA